CCTTTGTGTAGCTCAGAGTTACACATGTTCCCGAGGTTCCTTACCAGATCAGCTCTCATACAGAACATAATGTCTCTCAGAGAGCCTTCTTGGCGTCGATGACGAAGCTCCATTAGCTTGTTCTTAACCAACTCTTCATCGTAAAGATCGGATTCATTCATCTTCGGAGTCTCCTTGTCCAACATCTTAGCGGCGTGAGCCCATTCCTCGTAAGTCAACGCCGC
Above is a window of Brassica oleracea var. oleracea cultivar TO1000 unplaced genomic scaffold, BOL UnpScaffold18507, whole genome shotgun sequence DNA encoding:
- the LOC106322368 gene encoding triacylglycerol lipase SDP1-like, with translation VSWFHPRNPQGILAVVTIIAFVLKRYTNVKAKAEMAYRRKFWRNMMRAALTYEEWAHAAKMLDKETPKMNESDLYDEELVKNKLMELRHRRQEGSLRDIMFCMRADLVRNLGNMCNSELH